In Peromyscus leucopus breed LL Stock chromosome 16_21, UCI_PerLeu_2.1, whole genome shotgun sequence, a single genomic region encodes these proteins:
- the LOC114690555 gene encoding serine protease 40 isoform X2, whose protein sequence is MAKPGRWPWQASLLFRGSHICGAVLIDKNWVAGAAHCFQRSRKPSDYRVLLGYHQLGSPTEYSRQMTVNRLILHENFNKVHNQGNDIILIQLHKPVTYSSHILPACVPENTTKVPLDRSCWISGWGMIREDEFLAAPFPLQDGEVFLMDDKRCEAFFQTPEVNTFQYKAIKDDMICAVDFASGKYICRGDSGGPLVCLLNGSWYVIGLASWTAACLESVSSPNIFTKVSHFSDWIKKKKQETPDPDPFSAPPEEKAPTLIGWRSFGTGTTIKPRICVTALSSQILLLQSIWFRIL, encoded by the exons ATGGCAAAACCTGGGCGGTGGCCATGGCAGGCCAGTCTGCTCTTTCGTGGCAGTCATATCTGTGGAGCAGTCCTCATCGACAAAAACTGGGTAGCCGGCGCTGCCCACTGCTTCCAAAG GTCCCGCAAGCCATCTGACTACCGGGTCCTGCTAGGGTACCACCAGCTGGGCAGTCCCACCGAGTACAGCCGACAGATGACAGTGAATAGGCTCATCTTGCACGAGAACTTTAACAAGGTCCACAATCAGGGGAACGACATCATCCTGATTCAGCTGCACAAGCCTGTGACGTACAGCTCCCACATCTTGCCAGCCTGCGTCCCAGAGAACACCACGAAGGTGCCCCTTGATAGGTCCTGCTGGATAAGTGGCTGGGGGATGATCAGAGAGGATG AGTTCCTGGCGGCACCTTTCCCTCTGCAGGATGGAGAGGTCTTCCTGATGGATGACAAGCGGTGTGAAGCCTTTTTCCAGACCCCAGAAGTCAACACCTTCCAGTATAAAGCTATAAAAGACGATATGATATGTGCGGTGGACTTCGCGAGTGGAAAGTACATCTGCCGA gGAGATTCTGGGGGTCCCCTTGTCTGCTTACTGAATGGTTCCTGGTATGTGATAGGGCTGGCCAGCTGGACCGCAGCATGTCTAGAGTCAGTTTCCAGCCCCAACATTTTCACCAAAGTCTCCCACTTTTCCGACTGGAtcaagaagaaaaagcaagaaacacCTGACCCCGACCCCTTCTCGGCACCCCCGGAGGAGAAAGCCCCCACGCTGATAGGCTGGAGGAGTTTTGGCACAGGCACTACCATCAAACCCAGGATCTGCGTAACCGCGCTGTCTTCTCAAATCCTCCTCCTGCAATCGATTTGGTTCCGGATTCTGTGA
- the LOC114690555 gene encoding serine protease 40 isoform X1, which produces MPGTRAQPSGQGRRGACLLAALLLCSSLLPLHAQDYTPTPGAPGTLDVPPTPKGPPDQAEVCGKTSFQGKIFGGQMAKPGRWPWQASLLFRGSHICGAVLIDKNWVAGAAHCFQRSRKPSDYRVLLGYHQLGSPTEYSRQMTVNRLILHENFNKVHNQGNDIILIQLHKPVTYSSHILPACVPENTTKVPLDRSCWISGWGMIREDEFLAAPFPLQDGEVFLMDDKRCEAFFQTPEVNTFQYKAIKDDMICAVDFASGKYICRGDSGGPLVCLLNGSWYVIGLASWTAACLESVSSPNIFTKVSHFSDWIKKKKQETPDPDPFSAPPEEKAPTLIGWRSFGTGTTIKPRICVTALSSQILLLQSIWFRIL; this is translated from the exons ATGCCGGGTACCAGGGCCCAGCCATCGGGCCAGGGCAGGAGAGGAGCCTGCCTGCTGGCCGCTCTCCTACTCTGTTCCAGTCTCTTGCCACTGCATGCCCAGGACTACACGCCCACGCCAGGAGCCCCAGGCACACTGGACGTCCCGCCCACACCAAAAGGCCCCCCAGACCAGGCGGAAG TATGTGGCAAGACCAGTTTCCAAGGGAAGATCTTTGGCGGTCAGATGGCAAAACCTGGGCGGTGGCCATGGCAGGCCAGTCTGCTCTTTCGTGGCAGTCATATCTGTGGAGCAGTCCTCATCGACAAAAACTGGGTAGCCGGCGCTGCCCACTGCTTCCAAAG GTCCCGCAAGCCATCTGACTACCGGGTCCTGCTAGGGTACCACCAGCTGGGCAGTCCCACCGAGTACAGCCGACAGATGACAGTGAATAGGCTCATCTTGCACGAGAACTTTAACAAGGTCCACAATCAGGGGAACGACATCATCCTGATTCAGCTGCACAAGCCTGTGACGTACAGCTCCCACATCTTGCCAGCCTGCGTCCCAGAGAACACCACGAAGGTGCCCCTTGATAGGTCCTGCTGGATAAGTGGCTGGGGGATGATCAGAGAGGATG AGTTCCTGGCGGCACCTTTCCCTCTGCAGGATGGAGAGGTCTTCCTGATGGATGACAAGCGGTGTGAAGCCTTTTTCCAGACCCCAGAAGTCAACACCTTCCAGTATAAAGCTATAAAAGACGATATGATATGTGCGGTGGACTTCGCGAGTGGAAAGTACATCTGCCGA gGAGATTCTGGGGGTCCCCTTGTCTGCTTACTGAATGGTTCCTGGTATGTGATAGGGCTGGCCAGCTGGACCGCAGCATGTCTAGAGTCAGTTTCCAGCCCCAACATTTTCACCAAAGTCTCCCACTTTTCCGACTGGAtcaagaagaaaaagcaagaaacacCTGACCCCGACCCCTTCTCGGCACCCCCGGAGGAGAAAGCCCCCACGCTGATAGGCTGGAGGAGTTTTGGCACAGGCACTACCATCAAACCCAGGATCTGCGTAACCGCGCTGTCTTCTCAAATCCTCCTCCTGCAATCGATTTGGTTCCGGATTCTGTGA